From the Thermococcus sp. 18S1 genome, one window contains:
- a CDS encoding ABC transporter permease codes for MTKVRGVARVIIRNILILILALLVIGTVIAGGELRIERNDLGKVYRFYPNNGSSVVDTVSSYFSAAWKFLTDPPEVRGEGLETFAVKSLVLLVLTEVFLLLIGLFLGLRAGYYRGWADKAVSVLAPTFSAMPSWFVGVVFLFIFYWKLSLFPINFEGTINWAEVHGTLSTETYFKALALPVLTLVFSSLWEYAFNVRNMIVNERSSDHVLYDVARGLPEGRIMRKLLRTALPAFLTFTTYNFLEILTGMMLIEVIFNIHGLGYLMAISFGLTRIGDGYGFAYAPEILFFATAVMMLFYFLNAVVMEGLYLYLDPRSGRRGE; via the coding sequence ATGACTAAAGTCAGGGGTGTTGCCCGTGTAATCATCAGGAACATTCTCATTTTGATCCTTGCACTCCTCGTCATTGGAACAGTCATAGCCGGCGGAGAGTTGAGGATTGAACGGAACGATCTTGGAAAGGTTTACAGGTTTTATCCCAACAACGGGAGCAGTGTCGTGGACACAGTGAGTAGCTACTTCTCGGCCGCGTGGAAGTTCCTAACCGATCCTCCTGAGGTCAGGGGAGAGGGTCTTGAGACCTTTGCCGTCAAGAGCCTCGTCCTCCTCGTGCTGACGGAGGTTTTTCTCCTCCTGATAGGGCTTTTCCTCGGACTGAGGGCCGGGTACTACCGAGGGTGGGCCGATAAGGCCGTCTCGGTGCTGGCCCCGACCTTCTCCGCCATGCCCTCCTGGTTCGTGGGCGTGGTGTTCCTGTTCATCTTCTACTGGAAACTGTCCCTGTTCCCCATAAACTTCGAGGGAACCATAAACTGGGCCGAGGTGCACGGAACCCTTTCGACGGAAACCTACTTCAAGGCCCTCGCACTGCCGGTGCTAACGCTGGTATTCTCGAGCCTATGGGAGTACGCATTCAACGTCAGGAACATGATAGTGAACGAGCGCAGCAGTGATCACGTGCTCTACGACGTGGCGAGGGGTCTGCCAGAGGGCAGGATAATGCGCAAGCTCCTCAGGACAGCGTTGCCTGCGTTCCTGACCTTCACCACATACAACTTCCTGGAGATACTGACGGGGATGATGCTCATAGAGGTCATATTCAACATACACGGCCTCGGCTACCTCATGGCGATTTCCTTCGGCCTGACCCGTATAGGGGACGGCTACGGATTCGCCTACGCACCCGAGATACTGTTCTTCGCGACGGCGGTTATGATGCTCTTCTACTTCCTCAACGCCGTCGTGATGGAGGGCCTCTACCTCTACCTCGACCCGCGCT
- a CDS encoding 7-cyano-7-deazaguanine synthase, giving the protein MLKCSLCIHDERTAKIDIIDGKPVCRECQVYLKHRIDAEKIRRELEDIMKEVDRAIIAYSGGKDSTVALYLAKEVYKVPELEAVMIDHGLMAREAIENAERTARALGVPFKVLRYDYSDIFREALLKAESPCRRCSKRTTEKLRKYALKNGYKYIITGHELPFGHHPYRRMSGGVTQIRLLSMMTERERLEILERLPFEFPELPGYTTNCLVLGPALERYWEKHGHSFEHRRIAALVRYGLMDREKAEVETSKPEVPEEQKRFVYQKLGLDTSAQE; this is encoded by the coding sequence ATGCTCAAGTGCTCACTCTGCATTCACGATGAGAGGACGGCGAAGATAGACATCATCGACGGAAAACCCGTCTGCAGGGAATGCCAGGTATATCTGAAGCACAGGATAGACGCCGAGAAAATACGAAGGGAACTGGAGGACATTATGAAAGAAGTGGACCGGGCCATCATCGCTTATTCCGGAGGAAAGGACAGTACCGTGGCCCTCTACCTGGCAAAGGAGGTCTACAAGGTCCCGGAGCTTGAGGCGGTCATGATAGACCACGGACTGATGGCGAGGGAGGCCATAGAGAACGCGGAAAGAACCGCCAGAGCACTGGGCGTTCCGTTCAAAGTGCTCCGCTACGACTACTCCGATATCTTCCGCGAGGCACTTCTGAAGGCCGAATCCCCCTGCAGACGCTGTTCCAAGAGAACGACGGAGAAGCTGAGAAAGTACGCGCTCAAAAACGGCTATAAGTACATCATCACCGGCCACGAACTCCCATTCGGCCACCACCCGTACAGACGCATGAGCGGCGGCGTGACTCAGATAAGGCTTCTCTCCATGATGACCGAGAGGGAGAGGCTCGAAATCCTGGAGAGGCTACCCTTTGAGTTTCCGGAGCTACCGGGCTACACCACCAACTGTCTCGTCCTCGGCCCGGCCCTGGAGCGCTACTGGGAGAAACACGGCCACAGCTTCGAGCACAGAAGAATAGCCGCCCTTGTCCGCTATGGCCTCATGGACCGGGAGAAGGCCGAGGTGGAGACCTCAAAGCCGGAGGTGCCTGAGGAACAGAAAAGATTTGTCTACCAGAAACTGGGACTGGATACGTCCGCCCAAGAGTGA
- a CDS encoding ABC transporter permease, producing MFERNLSTRAAVVIILSFILVSIIGPHTLNREDVENWDNLSYWRFNPQGVPPEWYGKLVGLPKTEWLPGEHQAGAFVFTYDFHYSSSPSDIIFIPNSTGVMRIKIIGPDGREYVLWDGYVFGEIHFSKNPSVFVGIAGEKCNVTPDGGNLLFHDAFNVIFSKPTEDCLDHPEFLKGEYRIVVEGAEKEPRIRVLGKSYGLLGTDTVGRDVWTGFIWGMRETIVIAILGSLATVGLALVLGTLSVLSSWVGKIADFVSRLVTVTPVLPVAVSAVVLVAVIDENYVIKASPLAIALIVGILMMGNVSRNVRSMVEEELRKEYVESARALGGSSLWILRKHVSKVLVPYTVYQFALAVPGTIAFITLLGFFNIVPGFNWGTIMSQTIREGATYRLAWWQVVPVGVSIGLLALSFVSLSRRIEEEFLKR from the coding sequence ATGTTTGAGAGAAACCTCTCAACCCGGGCGGCGGTGGTGATAATTCTATCGTTTATCCTGGTCTCCATCATCGGCCCCCACACCCTGAACCGCGAGGACGTTGAGAACTGGGACAATCTCAGCTACTGGCGTTTTAACCCGCAGGGGGTTCCGCCGGAATGGTACGGCAAGCTGGTGGGACTTCCAAAGACGGAGTGGCTCCCGGGGGAGCATCAGGCGGGGGCGTTCGTCTTTACCTACGACTTCCATTACTCGTCCTCACCCTCAGATATCATCTTCATTCCAAACTCGACGGGAGTGATGAGGATAAAGATCATCGGGCCGGATGGGCGGGAATACGTTCTCTGGGACGGCTACGTTTTCGGCGAAATACACTTCTCCAAGAACCCCAGCGTGTTCGTCGGGATAGCGGGGGAGAAGTGCAACGTGACTCCAGACGGCGGGAACCTGCTGTTCCACGATGCCTTCAACGTAATATTCTCGAAGCCCACCGAGGACTGCCTGGACCATCCGGAATTCCTGAAGGGGGAGTACAGGATAGTGGTTGAGGGCGCGGAGAAGGAGCCAAGGATAAGGGTGCTTGGAAAGAGCTACGGCCTCCTGGGAACCGACACCGTTGGGAGGGACGTCTGGACCGGCTTCATCTGGGGGATGAGGGAAACCATAGTCATAGCCATCCTCGGCTCCCTCGCAACGGTTGGCCTGGCCCTGGTTCTGGGAACTCTGAGCGTCCTCTCGAGCTGGGTGGGCAAGATAGCGGATTTCGTATCGCGGCTCGTGACGGTAACCCCTGTTCTTCCGGTGGCCGTGTCCGCGGTGGTTCTCGTGGCCGTGATAGACGAGAACTACGTTATCAAGGCCAGTCCACTCGCGATAGCCCTCATCGTGGGGATCCTGATGATGGGGAACGTCTCCCGAAACGTCCGCTCGATGGTGGAGGAGGAGCTGAGAAAGGAGTACGTCGAATCAGCCAGGGCGCTCGGCGGGAGTTCCCTATGGATTCTCAGGAAGCACGTCTCAAAGGTTCTGGTGCCCTACACCGTCTATCAGTTTGCCCTCGCCGTCCCCGGAACAATAGCGTTCATAACCCTCCTGGGCTTCTTCAACATCGTGCCGGGCTTCAACTGGGGAACCATAATGAGCCAGACCATAAGGGAAGGGGCAACTTACAGGCTGGCGTGGTGGCAGGTGGTTCCTGTCGGGGTTTCAATAGGCCTTCTGGCGCTCTCCTTCGTGTCGCTGAGCAGGAGGATAGAGGAGGAGTTCCTGAAGCGCTGA
- a CDS encoding ABC transporter permease — MRFIGKILENVTLLIIVLIITGVLIAQAEHKIDSIELKKSGLPVGEMGIRESLEKTYEYVNFSLALFSRKNGSVVVVRYGNMTAKIYHPSPREVFEKAFRTTPERAILTTFTVLLLTMVLVFLLGLYWGLKAGYRGGWWDRILSALAPIFSAIPGWFWAIFLLWMLWWRLDLSTIDYMGYIAHAKATGEISVLTYLNALLLPVLTLTFANVVIYAFNVRTLVKKETHEEHFFADVLKGLPDRRIMKKLLRTVLPSFLTFTSYNFLGLLINAMAVEKLFNVNGIGYVFAHSAGKDYYVSPSGEIESTFVFHGNALFFVAAVMVLLYFLNSAVMEALYLKLDPRVRRNV, encoded by the coding sequence ATGAGATTCATTGGCAAAATCCTGGAGAACGTAACACTGCTTATAATTGTTCTCATCATCACGGGCGTTCTAATAGCCCAGGCCGAGCACAAGATAGACTCAATCGAGCTGAAGAAGTCCGGCCTCCCCGTAGGGGAGATGGGGATAAGGGAAAGCTTGGAAAAAACCTACGAGTACGTCAATTTCTCCCTCGCCCTGTTCAGCAGGAAGAACGGAAGCGTCGTCGTGGTAAGATACGGAAACATGACGGCCAAAATATACCACCCCTCTCCCCGTGAGGTTTTTGAAAAGGCCTTTCGGACGACACCGGAGAGGGCAATACTGACGACCTTCACGGTTCTCCTGCTGACGATGGTCCTGGTGTTCCTGCTGGGCCTCTACTGGGGGCTGAAGGCCGGCTATCGCGGAGGCTGGTGGGACAGAATTCTCTCCGCCCTGGCACCGATATTCTCCGCCATTCCTGGCTGGTTCTGGGCGATATTCCTGCTGTGGATGCTCTGGTGGCGGCTGGACTTGTCCACCATAGATTACATGGGCTACATCGCCCACGCCAAGGCCACGGGGGAGATAAGCGTTTTAACCTACCTGAACGCCCTCCTCCTTCCCGTCCTCACCCTGACCTTCGCCAACGTCGTCATCTACGCCTTCAACGTGAGAACCCTTGTGAAGAAGGAAACCCATGAGGAGCACTTCTTCGCCGACGTGCTCAAGGGCCTTCCCGACAGGCGGATAATGAAAAAGCTCCTCAGAACGGTTCTCCCCTCGTTCCTGACCTTCACGAGCTACAACTTCCTCGGTCTGCTGATAAACGCGATGGCCGTTGAAAAGCTCTTCAACGTGAACGGGATAGGCTACGTCTTCGCACACTCCGCGGGAAAGGACTACTACGTATCGCCCAGTGGGGAGATAGAATCAACGTTCGTATTTCATGGAAACGCCCTCTTCTTCGTTGCCGCGGTCATGGTTCTGCTCTACTTCCTGAACTCGGCGGTCATGGAGGCGCTGTACCTGAAGCTCGACCCCAGGGTGAGGCGGAATGTTTGA
- a CDS encoding radical SAM protein — translation MKKMSWEEFARSMGVEPQILENREARLLKKFVMDLKFPTHCQGCQGLDLSNPNPVHHPSYELTPACNHDCIFCYSNVAVKLGKAPKPGYYGWDRPYAITVSQYGEPLISPRIVEVNKMLRERFPEARLDLQTNGSLLTEELWGKLDFDLVMISLDAASREKHLKITNADTFDAVVNALRIVGRDESVRSIVRTIFMPGINDDDIPKIAELAASLGIDEMMLQPLTIHELNVDRLKKAGLDFERAESVKEYLKAAMEAKEHIDVRISGCQLAVYRTMDPLTLFSARRVARDVAPAMKRERV, via the coding sequence ATGAAGAAGATGAGCTGGGAGGAGTTCGCGAGAAGTATGGGTGTGGAGCCCCAGATCCTTGAGAACAGGGAGGCCAGACTGCTGAAGAAGTTCGTCATGGATTTGAAGTTCCCAACCCACTGTCAGGGCTGCCAGGGACTGGATTTGAGCAACCCGAATCCCGTTCATCACCCGAGCTACGAACTTACCCCCGCCTGCAACCACGACTGCATCTTCTGCTACTCGAACGTCGCGGTTAAGCTCGGAAAGGCCCCAAAGCCCGGCTACTACGGCTGGGACAGGCCGTACGCGATAACCGTTTCTCAGTACGGCGAGCCGCTGATAAGCCCTCGCATAGTCGAGGTAAACAAGATGCTCCGCGAGAGGTTTCCGGAGGCAAGGCTCGACCTTCAGACCAACGGCTCACTGCTGACGGAGGAGCTATGGGGCAAACTCGACTTCGACCTGGTCATGATAAGCCTCGACGCGGCGAGCAGGGAGAAGCACCTCAAAATAACCAACGCGGACACCTTCGATGCCGTCGTCAACGCCCTTAGAATAGTGGGCAGGGATGAGAGCGTCCGCTCCATCGTCAGAACCATATTCATGCCCGGCATCAACGACGATGACATACCGAAGATAGCGGAGCTTGCCGCCTCCCTCGGAATAGACGAGATGATGCTCCAGCCGCTCACAATTCACGAGCTGAACGTTGATAGGCTGAAGAAGGCCGGTCTCGATTTCGAGAGGGCAGAGAGCGTAAAGGAGTACCTGAAGGCGGCCATGGAAGCGAAGGAGCACATAGACGTCCGTATAAGCGGCTGTCAGCTGGCGGTGTATCGGACGATGGATCCGCTGACACTCTTCAGCGCGAGGCGCGTCGCCAGGGACGTGGCACCGGCGATGAAGAGGGAAAGGGTGTAA
- a CDS encoding dihydroorotate dehydrogenase electron transfer subunit encodes MLERVALREVWNVAKDVKAFRFDKKLEFNAGQFIMAWLPGVGEKPFSLAWRDLIVVKRVGPFTSRLFELAEGDYIWIRGPYGRGFEPKGKRVVLVGGGIGIPPLYAFARQHRSKFERITLIYGARSKDELALMDIENYVDDAIITTDDGSAGRKGFPTEILAERKGEFDQAYACGPEPMLRAVLGVMDYRNIQISAERYMKCGIGVCGSCNLGKYLVCRDGPVFDGFQLRGLL; translated from the coding sequence ATGCTGGAAAGGGTAGCGCTTAGGGAAGTTTGGAATGTAGCCAAGGACGTTAAAGCGTTCCGATTCGACAAAAAGCTCGAATTCAACGCGGGGCAGTTCATAATGGCATGGCTTCCGGGGGTTGGCGAGAAACCCTTCAGCCTGGCCTGGAGGGACTTGATAGTCGTCAAAAGGGTCGGTCCCTTCACATCAAGGCTCTTTGAGCTGGCTGAGGGGGATTACATCTGGATTAGGGGGCCGTACGGCAGGGGCTTCGAGCCGAAAGGGAAACGAGTAGTCCTCGTCGGCGGTGGAATAGGGATTCCCCCGCTCTACGCCTTCGCGAGGCAGCACCGGAGCAAGTTTGAGAGGATAACTCTCATCTACGGTGCCCGCTCGAAGGACGAGCTTGCGCTGATGGACATCGAGAACTACGTGGACGATGCCATAATCACGACCGACGACGGCTCCGCAGGGAGAAAGGGCTTCCCGACGGAGATTCTCGCCGAGAGAAAGGGGGAGTTTGACCAAGCCTACGCCTGCGGCCCGGAGCCGATGCTGAGGGCAGTTCTCGGTGTCATGGACTACAGGAACATCCAGATTTCCGCGGAGAGATACATGAAATGTGGAATCGGCGTATGCGGTTCCTGCAACCTCGGGAAGTACCTCGTCTGCAGGGACGGGCCGGTCTTCGACGGCTTCCAGCTGAGGGGACTGCTCTGA
- a CDS encoding dihydroorotase, with amino-acid sequence MYDLVLKGKLLTGGKLIEGSIGVSDGKILRVSKGELRGEETIQIGRGKVILPGLIDVHVHLRDFDQRKKETVETGTMAAVHGGITAVFDMPNTQPPVLDVETFERRKALFEGKAYADYALSFLIRNNCGEASKAGADFYKIFMGASTGGIFSKDFESDYSCAPKIVSVHAEDAEVILKNPERPPEAEIRAINRALNAVEKLRKPLNICHVSTADGIGAILGRNLPWVSFEVTPHHLFLTRRDYEGNPFLKVYPPLRDEEHRRALWRNFSRIPLIASDHAPHTQEDKESGAAGIPGLETEVALLLDAVNRGMLELSDIVEKMHTDPIRIFGINNKGLEVGKDADFTVVNLKKEWVVKPEEFYTKAKWSPWEGRKLRGKVVMTILRGNVVMEEDEILGKPQGVRINAGKGSA; translated from the coding sequence ATGTACGACCTAGTTCTAAAAGGGAAGCTCCTGACGGGTGGGAAACTGATAGAAGGAAGCATAGGGGTTTCTGACGGCAAGATTCTGCGTGTCTCAAAGGGCGAGCTGAGGGGAGAAGAAACCATTCAAATTGGTCGTGGAAAGGTCATACTCCCGGGCTTGATAGACGTACACGTCCACCTAAGGGATTTTGACCAGAGAAAAAAGGAAACCGTTGAAACCGGCACGATGGCGGCGGTTCACGGGGGGATAACGGCGGTCTTCGACATGCCCAACACCCAGCCGCCCGTCTTGGATGTTGAGACGTTTGAACGGAGGAAAGCGCTGTTTGAGGGAAAGGCCTACGCCGACTACGCCCTGAGTTTTCTGATACGAAACAACTGCGGAGAGGCCTCAAAGGCCGGCGCGGACTTCTACAAAATATTCATGGGCGCCTCAACGGGAGGAATTTTTTCCAAAGACTTTGAAAGCGATTACTCCTGCGCCCCAAAGATCGTCAGCGTTCATGCCGAGGACGCCGAGGTAATATTGAAAAACCCCGAGAGGCCGCCGGAAGCCGAAATCAGGGCAATAAACAGGGCATTAAACGCGGTGGAAAAGCTGAGGAAGCCACTTAACATCTGCCACGTATCGACTGCCGATGGAATCGGGGCGATACTGGGGAGAAACCTTCCGTGGGTAAGCTTCGAAGTCACGCCACACCATCTCTTTCTGACGAGGAGAGACTACGAGGGGAACCCGTTCCTCAAGGTTTATCCCCCACTGAGGGATGAGGAACACAGGAGGGCACTCTGGAGGAACTTTTCCCGCATTCCACTCATAGCCAGCGACCATGCACCACACACACAGGAGGACAAGGAATCCGGCGCGGCAGGGATACCCGGACTGGAAACCGAGGTGGCCCTCCTTCTAGACGCGGTGAACAGGGGGATGCTCGAGCTTTCTGACATCGTTGAGAAGATGCACACAGATCCAATTAGAATATTTGGAATAAATAACAAGGGTCTCGAAGTTGGCAAAGATGCCGACTTTACTGTGGTGAACCTTAAGAAAGAGTGGGTAGTTAAGCCGGAGGAATTCTACACGAAGGCAAAATGGAGCCCGTGGGAGGGCAGAAAACTGAGGGGGAAAGTTGTGATGACGATTCTCAGGGGAAACGTCGTTATGGAAGAGGACGAAATCCTAGGAAAGCCCCAGGGGGTTAGGATAAATGCTGGAAAGGGTAGCGCTTAG
- a CDS encoding ABC transporter substrate-binding protein: MLFSLFAIHPVSAADYTPKDIPLDSQDAKDRFKADLQWYLKYGHFVISNGPYILSMYSPENLYLKLEKFNGKRTVFNDDPKLPKDGYADVIEYQGVQNEETIILQVAKGEFDIGLFAFGANKYQGLGSDVLANLNLYKSASSSVELSINPYKDPDQDAPIVTVGDNVYFNPFAIRKVRFAMNWLISRNYIIQNIYQGSGAAALSGITPSDPAAKYFTPVYDALHLTADGNEDLALKMISDAMQEAAQQVAAAGHTLEKKDDGYWYFDGQPVEVKFVIRTEDERKDIGLYISDLLEKKVGFKVDRMLLDRQKASEIVFRKPISTYEWNLYTGGWGAGGLGSMYPDWQIYYWYSPLGYYPNFIDPRHQPDVTVEDALKFIGDGSVTAGLQKLETKYYTSEESLGPILKWTTKEIGYLLLMTQYTDPATNTTIVLNNADQYWDLQKIGITIGLMDSVRIFLVENWEFYPVNKQRVTDIVSDPSVGIASRWSLMSAKTPDKHLKVAQFASTGALFMSAINPVGGITDVYSTRLWNLIHDTGGTINFDGIYVPYRCKWTLERGEFKVPDDAVIYNQTQGWIAAHAGETAKAKVTVTCDMGEWQNGVKMTVDDIKYYIAFYYTWAYKDTPDDPYYDSALSDTAATFQTFLGFQFTDNGYVVYGNYVHPFADDVTAGNYILYPSMPWEMYWAMGELVANGDAYDASSKYSFSSSGEGLLQLDLLTKQHVDDLAKVILKISGLTWDEITSTTTTTETGPTTTAPTTSSETPSGGTSTTTYVVVGLVIIIIAAAAWYFTKKK; encoded by the coding sequence ATGTTGTTTAGTTTGTTTGCCATCCACCCGGTTAGCGCGGCGGACTACACGCCGAAGGACATACCGCTGGACAGCCAGGATGCAAAGGACAGGTTCAAGGCCGACCTCCAGTGGTACCTTAAGTACGGCCACTTCGTGATCAGCAACGGTCCTTACATCCTCTCAATGTACTCACCCGAGAACCTCTACCTCAAGCTTGAGAAGTTTAATGGAAAGAGGACTGTTTTCAATGATGACCCCAAGCTTCCGAAGGACGGTTATGCCGACGTTATCGAGTACCAGGGTGTCCAGAACGAGGAGACCATAATCCTCCAGGTCGCCAAGGGTGAGTTCGACATCGGTCTCTTCGCCTTCGGTGCCAACAAGTACCAGGGTCTTGGAAGCGACGTTCTCGCCAACCTCAACCTCTACAAGAGCGCCAGCTCCTCCGTTGAGCTGAGCATCAACCCGTACAAGGACCCTGACCAGGACGCTCCGATCGTCACCGTTGGTGACAACGTTTACTTCAACCCGTTCGCCATCAGGAAGGTTAGGTTCGCCATGAACTGGCTCATCAGCAGGAACTACATCATCCAGAACATCTACCAGGGTAGCGGTGCCGCCGCCCTCAGCGGTATAACCCCGAGCGACCCGGCTGCCAAGTACTTCACCCCGGTCTACGACGCTCTCCACCTCACCGCCGACGGTAACGAGGACCTCGCCCTCAAGATGATAAGCGACGCTATGCAGGAGGCCGCCCAGCAGGTCGCCGCTGCTGGCCACACCCTCGAGAAGAAGGATGACGGTTACTGGTACTTCGACGGCCAGCCGGTTGAGGTTAAGTTCGTCATCCGTACCGAGGACGAGAGGAAGGACATAGGCCTTTACATCTCCGACCTCCTCGAGAAGAAGGTCGGATTTAAGGTTGATAGGATGCTTCTTGACAGGCAGAAGGCGAGCGAGATCGTCTTCAGGAAGCCGATCAGCACTTACGAGTGGAACCTTTACACTGGCGGTTGGGGTGCTGGTGGTCTTGGAAGCATGTACCCTGACTGGCAGATTTACTACTGGTACTCACCGCTCGGATACTACCCGAACTTCATCGACCCCAGGCACCAGCCCGACGTCACCGTTGAGGACGCCCTCAAGTTCATAGGCGACGGCAGCGTTACCGCTGGTCTCCAGAAGCTCGAGACCAAGTACTACACCAGCGAGGAGAGCCTTGGCCCGATACTCAAGTGGACCACCAAGGAGATCGGTTACCTCCTGCTCATGACCCAGTACACTGACCCGGCTACCAACACCACCATCGTCCTCAACAACGCCGACCAGTACTGGGACCTCCAGAAGATCGGTATCACCATCGGTCTCATGGACAGCGTTAGGATCTTCCTCGTTGAGAACTGGGAGTTCTACCCGGTTAACAAGCAGAGGGTTACCGACATCGTCAGCGACCCGAGCGTTGGTATTGCCAGCAGGTGGAGCCTCATGAGCGCCAAGACCCCGGACAAGCACCTCAAGGTCGCCCAGTTCGCCTCGACCGGTGCCCTCTTCATGAGCGCTATCAACCCGGTTGGAGGTATCACTGACGTTTACAGCACCAGGCTCTGGAACCTCATCCACGACACCGGTGGAACCATCAACTTCGACGGTATATACGTCCCGTACAGGTGCAAGTGGACCCTTGAGAGGGGCGAGTTCAAGGTTCCGGACGATGCGGTCATCTACAACCAGACCCAGGGCTGGATTGCTGCCCACGCTGGCGAGACCGCCAAGGCTAAGGTTACCGTCACCTGTGACATGGGTGAGTGGCAGAACGGCGTGAAGATGACCGTTGACGACATCAAGTACTACATTGCCTTCTACTACACCTGGGCTTACAAGGACACTCCGGACGACCCGTACTACGACAGCGCCCTGAGTGACACCGCCGCTACCTTCCAGACCTTCCTTGGCTTCCAGTTCACCGACAACGGTTACGTGGTTTACGGTAACTACGTCCACCCGTTCGCGGACGACGTTACTGCGGGCAACTACATCCTCTACCCGAGCATGCCGTGGGAGATGTACTGGGCCATGGGTGAGCTCGTCGCCAACGGCGACGCCTACGACGCCAGCAGCAAGTACTCCTTCAGCAGCAGCGGTGAGGGACTCCTCCAGCTCGACCTCCTCACCAAGCAGCACGTCGATGACCTCGCCAAGGTCATCCTCAAGATCTCCGGCCTCACCTGGGACGAGATAACCAGCACCACGACCACCACCGAGACCGGTCCGACCACCACCGCTCCGACCACCTCCAGCGAGACCCCGAGCGGCGGAACCAGCACCACCACCTACGTCGTCGTCGGCCTGGTGATAATCATCATCGCCGCGGCCGCCTGGTACTTCACCAAGAAGAAGTGA